The Pyxidicoccus sp. MSG2 DNA segment ATGCAGCACGTATTCGCCGCCATGGTCCTGCTGTCCACGTCAGCGCGCGCCGACGACCTCAAGCCCTTTCAGAAGGAGGCCAAGAAGTCCTTCGAGAAGTCGATCTCCAGCGCTCTGAAGGACGCCAACACCGCGTGTGGCACCAGGCTCAAGGTCAAGACCAACTTCAACTGGTTCAATCCCAAGGACTGGGACGGCGTGGGCTACGAGGACTCCTGCAAAGAGGTGCTTCATGGCATCGCGACCATGTGCGAGCGTCCCGAGCACAAGAAGGCCCTCGCAAAGAAGGTGACCGGCGTGGCGTGCCTGTTCACGTGGGACCTCTCGCAAGTCGCTCTCTACGGTGCCCTCGACCCCGAGCACCCCGACAACAAGAAGAAGGCCGGCACCAACGACACCAGGTCGCGCAACGTCTCGATTTGGAAGGGCCTGCTCATGTACGAGATGCACAAGGGCGACAAGACCATCGCGGACGACACCCGGACCGTCCTCGAGGAGGCGCTGAAAGCCGGTTCCCGGTAGGACAACCCGTTCTCTAATCTGGCTCCTTCGCGTCGTTGAACTGGCCCAGGCAGGTGTCGAGCCACGTCTGGCGCTCGGTCTGCTCGTCGGCGTCGAGGTGCTCCTTCAGGTTGTGCGCTGGCCGATGACGGGATTGAGCGCCCACGCGTCTTCCCTCTTCTCCTCATGGGGCGCGGGCTCGGGTGGTGCTCCGGACACCCCACTTCAGTGCGGTGTGGAGGGGTGTCGTCCACCTGCTGGATGACGTTGGAGTTCAACTACCTCGCGAGTAGTCTCCTCGTGCGCGGTGCGGACCGCCTCACGAGGTACCTCATGGAGTCTGACGCCCTCTATCCGACAAGCCTGCCTCCTGGGACGCGAATCGGCCCGTGGCGTGTGCTGGAGCAGCGCGGCCGGGGCACCTACGGCGTCGTCTACCGCGCGGTGCCCGCCGAGGAGCTGGCCGCGGAAGCCGTGGCCCTCAAGCTGGCCCTGCACCCCAGGGATGCGCGCTTCGCGCGTGAGGCGGAGCTGCTCTCGCGCATCCACCACCCCGCCGTCCCGCAGTTGCTGGACCATGGCCACTGGCAGCCCCGGGAGGGCGTGTCCTACGCCTGGCTCGTCATGGAGTGGGTGGAGGGCCTGTCGCTCTATGAGTGGGCCCAGGCACAGCGCCCGTCTTCACGGCAGGTGCTTCAGCTTCTTGCCCGGCTGGCCCGAGCCCTGGATGCCACTCATTCGGCAGGAGGGCTCCACCGGGATGTGAAGGGTGACAACGTCCGCGTTCGGCGTGCGGACGGCCAGCCCTTCCTCCTGGACTTCGGCTCCGGCCACCACCTGGGGGCCTCCACGCTGACGCCGCAGCCATTTCCTCCCGGCACCCCGGCCTACCGCTCGCCCGAGGCGTGGCGCTTCGCCCTGGGCTCGAGCAAGCCCCCGGCCAGGCTCCCGGCTGTCGCGTATCCGCCGGGGCCGGCGGATGACGTCTTTTCCCTGGGAGTGACGGCCTATCGACTGGTGACGGAGAAGTACCCGCCGTCTGCGCACCCGTGGGAGGAGGAGAACTGGAGGTGGAACCCCGAGGAGCTGGAGGACTGGACGGCGCGAGTCTGCAACCCCCGCTGCGCCGCGGAACTGAGCGCGCTGGTGAGCCGGATGCTGTCGCCGCGCCCGGAGGAGAGAGGGAGCGCGAGGGAGGTGGCGGAAGCGCTCGAGAAGGCCGCGCGCCGCGCAGGACGCGAAGCGGATGTGCCGCTCTTCACAGGAGAAGAGCCGCGGCCCGCGGGCCGCATTCCCATCCCTCGGCGCGTCGCGGTGCTGCCCCCGCCTCTCATGTGGAGGTGGCCCTGGTTCGCGGCCACCGGCCTCGGAGGCGCACTGGCACTGAGCGCCGGGGGGCTGCTGAGCGTGAGTCGCTCTGAGATGCCCGCAGCGTCCCACCTCGCGGAGCAGGAGGAGTCGAAGGATGCCGGTACCGTGGCCGTGGGGGACTCCGTGCTGACGGCGCCGGTGGCGCCCGAGCGAGCCCCCTCCGTGTGGGCATCCATCGCGATAGAGCTGCCCCCGAAACCCTTCCCGGGGCAGCGGCGGCCGGACGGTAGGGGCCGCTGTCCTGGCAAGGTGCAGGTGGCAATCAACGGCGGTTGTTGGACGAAGCAGCCCGTGGACCTGAAGGACTGTGATGAGTGGGGCGGCTTTGAATACAGGGGTGCGTGCTACCAAGCCGTCCTGACTCCGCAACGCCCTTCCACCTCGGGCCCTTCGGAGCGAGACGACAGTCCATAGAAGTGGAGGCGGTGCTGGCGCAGTGGGTCGACCAGCGGCGGAGGGACGGAAGTCAGCGCATCGAGCGACGCGACTGCTCGCGGAAGCAGGTGGGCGTCAGCTGGTGGGGACGCGAAGCCACCTGGGATAGGGACGCGGTCACGCGTACGGGCTGCCACGGGCCGCGGCGCTGGCAGCGGTGAAGCCGCGGTCAATCAGCTCAAGGAACCCCTGGCGGGTGGCAGCCGCACTGGCTGAGCGCTGGCCGCGCAGGGCCTCGCGGAAGGCCACGCGCCAGGCCCCGACCATCAGCGCGGCAACCAGGCGCGCGACCGGGTCGCCGGCCGGGGCACCCACGCTTTCGGCGAGCATCCTGCCGACGTCTCGCTCCAACTCTTCGGACAGCTCGCGGGTGTGGGCACGGAGCGCGGGGCTGTCGGCCACGACCTTCCAGAAGCCAGAGACGCCAGGGGTCACCGTCACGAACGCGTGGCGCTGCTCGACCAGCTCGTGAACCAGCGCTCGCAGCGCCGCCACCGGGGAGCGGCGACCGCGGCTGACGAGCGCGTCGTGCACGAGCGTCTGCGCCTCGTCGCTCCGGTCGAAGAAGAGATCCTCCTTGCGAGAAAAGTAGTTGAACACCGTCATCTTCGAGACGTTGGCCGCGGCGGCCACGTCGTCGATGGTCACGTGCTCGAAGCCGCGCTCGGTGAAGAGCTTCGTGGCGATGTTCGAGATGAGCTGGCGCGTCGCCCTCTTCTTGCGCTCACGCAGCCCCTCGGGCCTGGCGGTCGGGTCGCTCGGTCGGCGCTCGCGCTCGCGGTTGGATTCGGACATGGAGGAATCGTAGGTCGAATATCAATTTGTACTCGGTACAAAATTCTGACACCTTTCGCCAGCATGGACGAGCGCACGGTGGACGTGGTGGTGGTGGGAGCAGGTCCCACGGGATTGATGTTGGCGAGCGAGCTGGCACTGGGTGGGGTGCGAGTGGTGGTGCTCGAGCGGCGCAGCGAGCCTGATTCGACGCTCAAGGCAGGGGGCATCGGGACGCTGGCCAGCGAGGCGCTCGAACGGCGGGGGCTCGGCCTGGCGCTCGACGCCGAGGAGGCTGCCGCCGTCGAGGCGATGAAGAAATCGCTGGGGGTGCAGGACGGCCCGCCAGCGGGTGGGATACGCCACGTCGGGGGCCACTTCGCGGGGCTGCGGCTGATCGACCAGACC contains these protein-coding regions:
- a CDS encoding serine/threonine protein kinase, giving the protein MESDALYPTSLPPGTRIGPWRVLEQRGRGTYGVVYRAVPAEELAAEAVALKLALHPRDARFAREAELLSRIHHPAVPQLLDHGHWQPREGVSYAWLVMEWVEGLSLYEWAQAQRPSSRQVLQLLARLARALDATHSAGGLHRDVKGDNVRVRRADGQPFLLDFGSGHHLGASTLTPQPFPPGTPAYRSPEAWRFALGSSKPPARLPAVAYPPGPADDVFSLGVTAYRLVTEKYPPSAHPWEEENWRWNPEELEDWTARVCNPRCAAELSALVSRMLSPRPEERGSAREVAEALEKAARRAGREADVPLFTGEEPRPAGRIPIPRRVAVLPPPLMWRWPWFAATGLGGALALSAGGLLSVSRSEMPAASHLAEQEESKDAGTVAVGDSVLTAPVAPERAPSVWASIAIELPPKPFPGQRRPDGRGRCPGKVQVAINGGCWTKQPVDLKDCDEWGGFEYRGACYQAVLTPQRPSTSGPSERDDSP
- a CDS encoding TetR/AcrR family transcriptional regulator — protein: MSESNRERERRPSDPTARPEGLRERKKRATRQLISNIATKLFTERGFEHVTIDDVAAAANVSKMTVFNYFSRKEDLFFDRSDEAQTLVHDALVSRGRRSPVAALRALVHELVEQRHAFVTVTPGVSGFWKVVADSPALRAHTRELSEELERDVGRMLAESVGAPAGDPVARLVAALMVGAWRVAFREALRGQRSASAAATRQGFLELIDRGFTAASAAARGSPYA